In Elusimicrobiota bacterium, one DNA window encodes the following:
- a CDS encoding prepilin-type N-terminal cleavage/methylation domain-containing protein has translation MTRRSSPAGFTLIELMIVVAVLAILAAIAVPKFAGLINKSREAQTKYGLGSVRSSLSLYYADNQFFPSAGGFAAAVLGRYIDKIPAVLIPPPGDHPRSETVGDYTGTINDTGGWLYDITGTAGRILIDCSHQDQQGRTWSAW, from the coding sequence ATGACACGCCGTTCGTCTCCCGCCGGATTCACTCTCATCGAATTGATGATTGTTGTGGCCGTCTTGGCCATTCTGGCCGCGATCGCGGTTCCGAAGTTCGCCGGTTTGATCAACAAATCCCGGGAGGCCCAGACGAAATACGGTCTCGGCTCCGTCCGCTCCTCCCTAAGCCTGTATTACGCGGACAACCAATTTTTCCCGTCGGCCGGAGGGTTTGCCGCCGCTGTTTTGGGCCGCTACATCGATAAAATTCCGGCCGTTCTCATCCCTCCGCCCGGGGACCATCCGCGCTCCGAGACCGTGGGAGACTACACGGGCACCATCAACGACACCGGCGGCTGGTTGTACGACATCACCGGGACGGCCGGGCGGATTTTAATCGATTGTTCCCACCAAGACCAACAAGGCCGCACCTGGAGCGCCTGGTAG
- a CDS encoding 50S ribosomal protein L9: protein MKTKVILQKDIPNLGIAGDAKDVAPGYARNYLIPRKLAVPSTPRAREYWETQKEKVEADRESKLTASQERAKQIQDVVLTLSSRAGQDGKLYGSITTGDVARAFAEKGVTLDRRWIELKDQIRTTGEFQGAVRLHPQVRATFKIQVQPQA, encoded by the coding sequence ATGAAAACGAAAGTCATTCTCCAAAAAGACATTCCCAACCTGGGCATCGCCGGCGACGCGAAAGACGTCGCTCCCGGCTACGCCCGGAACTACCTGATTCCGCGGAAGCTCGCGGTGCCTTCCACCCCCCGGGCCCGGGAATACTGGGAAACCCAGAAGGAAAAAGTGGAAGCCGATCGCGAGTCGAAGCTGACTGCGTCCCAGGAACGGGCCAAGCAGATCCAGGACGTGGTCCTGACCCTGAGCTCCCGCGCCGGCCAAGACGGGAAGCTCTACGGCTCCATCACCACGGGCGACGTGGCCCGGGCCTTCGCCGAAAAGGGCGTGACCTTGGACCGCCGTTGGATCGAGCTCAAAGACCAGATCCGCACCACGGGCGAATTTCAGGGCGCCGTGCGCCTGCACCCGCAGGTTCGCGCGACCTTCAAGATCCAGGTCCAGCCCCAGGCGTAA
- a CDS encoding 30S ribosomal protein S18 produces the protein MTESLPPTTPAAPTAGAGDKAPVSTGPKPLGAPMGARPGGRPSFGGPRSGPGGPRSGPGGRPTGPGGRGRRPPPRRKVCRFCAEKISEVDYKAIPILRGFLTARGKILSGRTTGNCAGHQRQLTQAIKRAQTLALLPYTGE, from the coding sequence ATGACCGAATCCCTGCCCCCCACGACCCCCGCGGCCCCCACGGCCGGCGCGGGCGATAAAGCCCCGGTTTCGACCGGTCCCAAACCCCTGGGCGCCCCCATGGGCGCGCGTCCCGGTGGACGTCCCTCTTTCGGCGGCCCCCGTTCCGGCCCCGGCGGTCCCCGCTCGGGTCCCGGCGGCCGTCCCACCGGTCCCGGCGGCCGCGGCCGCCGTCCGCCCCCGCGCCGCAAGGTGTGCCGCTTCTGTGCGGAGAAGATCTCCGAAGTCGACTACAAAGCCATTCCCATTCTCCGGGGCTTTTTGACCGCCCGGGGCAAAATCCTTTCGGGACGCACCACGGGCAACTGCGCCGGCCATCAGCGTCAATTGACGCAGGCCATCAAGCGCGCCCAGACCCTGGCGCTCCTGCCCTACACGGGGGAATAA
- a CDS encoding single-stranded DNA-binding protein: MANPLRLLQLNNVTLVGRLTRDPELRFTTSGAPVCRFDLAVNRRYKDKAGEWKDDTSFVPVVVWREAGQRCGEKLKKGSPVFVEGRLKSKSWETKDGQKRSGLEVDALRVQFLEKAEGAPTTDEEPSAPDAESGAEAPAAAGAEEVPF, from the coding sequence ATGGCCAACCCGCTCCGGCTGCTCCAGCTCAATAACGTCACCCTGGTCGGCCGTCTGACCCGGGACCCCGAGCTCCGCTTCACCACCTCGGGCGCCCCCGTCTGCCGTTTCGACCTGGCCGTCAACCGCCGCTACAAAGACAAGGCGGGAGAATGGAAGGACGACACGTCCTTCGTTCCCGTCGTCGTCTGGCGCGAAGCCGGCCAACGTTGCGGGGAAAAACTTAAGAAGGGCAGCCCCGTGTTCGTGGAAGGACGCCTCAAGAGCAAGTCCTGGGAAACCAAGGACGGCCAGAAGCGCTCCGGACTCGAAGTGGACGCCTTGCGCGTGCAGTTTTTGGAGAAAGCCGAAGGGGCCCCGACCACCGACGAAGAACCGTCGGCCCCCGACGCGGAGAGCGGCGCCGAAGCACCGGCCGCCGCGGGCGCTGAAGAAGTGCCCTTTTAA
- the rpsF gene encoding 30S ribosomal protein S6 produces the protein MLLYETVFVVPADLSPQKTDEYVEKIKNMITAKGGEVVLVDKWGRRRLSYPIRRHREGFYTFLQFKAPSAFIAELNQFFRVSEEVIRQVICKALKGKPASPTMSLPPVAPGSHGFGGHSSHGPRPHGAPAMTAAPAVPAAAAPTPTEESHGQPAPAAPAQ, from the coding sequence TTGCTACTGTACGAAACCGTGTTCGTTGTGCCCGCCGATCTCTCGCCCCAAAAAACGGACGAGTATGTCGAAAAAATCAAAAACATGATCACCGCCAAAGGCGGGGAAGTGGTCCTCGTGGATAAATGGGGCCGCCGCCGTCTGTCCTACCCGATCCGCCGCCACCGGGAAGGGTTCTACACCTTTCTCCAATTCAAGGCGCCCTCGGCCTTTATCGCCGAGCTCAACCAGTTCTTCCGCGTGTCGGAAGAAGTCATCCGTCAAGTGATTTGCAAAGCGCTGAAGGGCAAACCGGCTTCGCCGACCATGTCGTTGCCGCCGGTGGCCCCGGGCTCCCACGGTTTCGGCGGCCACAGCTCCCACGGCCCCCGTCCCCACGGCGCCCCGGCGATGACCGCCGCGCCCGCCGTCCCGGCCGCGGCCGCGCCCACGCCCACGGAGGAATCCCATGGCCAACCCGCTCCGGCTGCTCCAGCTCAATAA
- the dnaB gene encoding replicative DNA helicase: MPESIREVLGLGKVPPQNTEAEMAVLGSMLIEKEAALKAFDMLREGDFYSPTHQIVFEAIRTLHDQNVAADIITVGDYLQHNNKLNESVSRATLIQLTNLVPSALNVEHYARIVREKSILRSMIDIAKKVSGNCFESGDEAQKLLDEAQQMFFELAQARSTKGMTAASVLMQGAISTLEKMAESSKLVTGVATGFAELDKMTSGLQAANLVIIAGRPSMGKTAFCLNIAEHVALKEKRPVVFFSLEMSEQEIGLRLLSSQARINLRSVREGFLSRKSWPNITNVASQIAGAPLYFDFSTSPSILDIRSSARRWAHELRHRGNPLSLIVIDYIQLLHAGGAVESRQQEISEISRSIKALARELQVPVIALSQLNRRPEDKGREGRPQLSDLRESGALEQDADVVAAIFREEVYRRDDPDLKGKAKLFVLKQRNGPIGDIDLNFLSDYTKFVDPAREGEEF; encoded by the coding sequence ATGCCGGAATCCATTCGGGAAGTCCTGGGTTTGGGCAAAGTCCCTCCCCAAAACACGGAGGCCGAAATGGCCGTCCTGGGGAGCATGTTGATTGAAAAAGAGGCCGCTCTTAAGGCCTTCGACATGCTCCGGGAGGGGGATTTCTATTCCCCCACCCATCAGATCGTTTTCGAAGCCATTCGAACCCTCCACGATCAAAACGTGGCCGCCGACATTATCACTGTCGGCGACTACCTCCAGCACAACAACAAACTGAACGAGTCGGTCAGCCGGGCGACCCTGATCCAGCTGACGAACCTCGTTCCCTCCGCCCTCAACGTCGAGCACTACGCCCGCATCGTTCGGGAAAAGTCGATTCTCCGCAGCATGATCGACATCGCCAAAAAGGTGTCGGGCAATTGCTTCGAGTCCGGCGACGAGGCCCAGAAGTTGTTGGACGAAGCCCAGCAGATGTTTTTCGAGCTGGCCCAGGCCCGGTCCACCAAGGGCATGACGGCGGCCAGCGTTCTGATGCAGGGCGCCATTTCCACCCTGGAGAAAATGGCGGAGTCCAGCAAGCTGGTGACCGGCGTGGCCACGGGGTTTGCGGAGCTGGACAAGATGACCTCGGGCCTTCAGGCGGCCAACCTGGTCATCATCGCGGGCCGGCCCTCCATGGGCAAAACGGCTTTCTGCCTGAACATCGCCGAGCACGTGGCGTTGAAAGAAAAACGGCCGGTGGTGTTCTTCTCCCTGGAAATGAGCGAGCAGGAAATCGGGCTCCGCCTCCTCTCCAGCCAGGCGCGCATCAATTTGCGGAGCGTGCGGGAGGGCTTTTTGTCCCGGAAAAGTTGGCCCAACATCACCAACGTGGCCAGCCAAATCGCCGGAGCGCCGTTGTATTTCGATTTTTCCACCAGCCCCTCCATTTTGGACATCCGCAGTTCCGCCCGCCGCTGGGCCCACGAACTCCGCCACCGGGGCAATCCCCTGTCTTTGATCGTCATCGACTACATTCAACTGCTTCACGCTGGGGGCGCCGTGGAAAGCCGCCAGCAGGAAATTTCCGAAATTTCCCGGTCCATTAAGGCCCTGGCACGGGAATTGCAAGTTCCCGTGATCGCCCTCTCCCAGCTGAACCGCCGTCCCGAGGACAAGGGGCGCGAAGGCCGGCCCCAACTGTCGGATTTGCGCGAATCGGGGGCCCTGGAACAGGACGCCGACGTCGTGGCCGCCATTTTCCGGGAGGAAGTCTACCGGCGGGACGATCCGGACCTCAAGGGGAAAGCCAAATTGTTCGTGCTCAAACAGCGCAACGGCCCCATCGGCGACATCGATTTGAATTTCCTTTCCGATTACACCAAGTTTGTCGATCCCGCCCGCGAGGGCGAGGAGTTTTAG